The DNA sequence GCAATTAATAGTAAATCGGCAACATCAGTTTTTTGATTTAACCAACGACAAACAGCACTGCCAATATCGCCCGTAGCACCGCATACAGCAACTGTTGCTTGACTCAAATCAATACCTAATTGAGCGCTGGCTTGTTCTACTTGACGACAAATAATATAAGCTGTATGAGTATTACCAGTGGTAAAGCGTTCAAACTCCAATTCAACGTTACGCACTTGCTTATTTTCTTTAAGGTTGAATTCCTCAAAAATAATGGAAGAGAAGCCTCCCAAAGCAGTAATGTTTATGTCGTTTTTCTGAGCTAATGCCATCGCATTTAAAATTTTTCTGATAGCAGTTTTGATGCGACGACTGTTTAACATTTCTGGGAGGAAACAAGATTCGATATAACAGCCTTCAATGGTTTCCCCTGTAACGCTCTTGACTTGAAACTCATCCACTAATATGGGAGGTGCAGAACACCAAAATTCAAATCCTTCATTGGCATATTCAGAGTAGCCCAGTTTGTGAGCTTCTTTTTGAGCGTGTTCTAAGTTGGTTAAGTGACCGATGAGACCAAACATTTAATAATATTTTACTTTAATATAATGTTTTTTTTGAAATACGGAAAGTCAATAAAAGCTAAGAATAAGTTAAGACTTTTTATCATATTACTAAAAAATGTAACAAAAAAAAGTGGTGAGTGCTGATTTCTGATAGTGACAGGGCAAAACTCAGTGAATGAATGCTTAATGGGAAATAACTGTCATCTCCTAGCAGGTTATAATTACTAATTGCTGATTACTAATTCCTAATTGAATTATGTTGCCTAGAGACGAATTGTTAAAGAGAGTTGAAAATAAAGAAGATATTGCCCGTGTGATTGATAAGGCTGAGAAGGCGATTAAGACTTGGGAGTTAGTGATGACAGATTTTCTTTCTCCCCCCGTATTGGCAGAGGTTAATGAAATTTTTGCTTCTTTGACAGAGGTAAAAATAGTTTGTTGGGGGGGCTATCCTCAAGCAGAAAGGCAACGGGTAGGTATTCATCGAGAAGAGGTTTATGGTGATGTAACAGAAATTCCTTTGATGGCTTTAGATGTTGCTGGTAATTTTCTTTTTGATACGGCTACTCATCGGGATTTTTTGGGAGCGATTTTAGGTACGGGTATTGTTAGAGATAAAATCGGTGATATTATCGTTTTGGGTGAAAGAGGAGCTCAGGTTATCGTTACTCCCGAAATAGGGGAGTTTTTGGAAACGGCTTTAACTCAAGTGCGTTCTGTACCTGTGAAAACCAGTAAGATAGATTTATCAGATTTGAAAATTCGCCCTCCGAAAAAGAAAGAAATGACAACGGTAGAGGCTTCTTTAAGGTTGGATGCGATCGCATCTTTTGGTTTTGGCATTTCCCGTAGTAAAATGGCGGATGCGATTAATAATGGAGATGTAAGGGTTAATTGGAAAGAAATTACGCAACCCAGTTATAATGTCAAAGATGGTGATTTAGTCTC is a window from the Cyanobacterium sp. Dongsha4 genome containing:
- a CDS encoding long-chain acyl-[acyl-carrier-protein] reductase yields the protein MFGLIGHLTNLEHAQKEAHKLGYSEYANEGFEFWCSAPPILVDEFQVKSVTGETIEGCYIESCFLPEMLNSRRIKTAIRKILNAMALAQKNDINITALGGFSSIIFEEFNLKENKQVRNVELEFERFTTGNTHTAYIICRQVEQASAQLGIDLSQATVAVCGATGDIGSAVCRWLNQKTDVADLLLIARNRERLELLQSDLGRGKIMGLEEALPLADIVVWVASMPRGVEINNETLKKPCLLIDGGYPKNLGTKFNHPDIKVLNGGIVEHSLDIDWKIMEIVNMDIPGRQMFACFAEAMLLEFEKWHTNFSWGRNQISVEKMEQIGEASVKHGFKPLLTFS
- a CDS encoding photosystem II S4 domain protein, translating into MLPRDELLKRVENKEDIARVIDKAEKAIKTWELVMTDFLSPPVLAEVNEIFASLTEVKIVCWGGYPQAERQRVGIHREEVYGDVTEIPLMALDVAGNFLFDTATHRDFLGAILGTGIVRDKIGDIIVLGERGAQVIVTPEIGEFLETALTQVRSVPVKTSKIDLSDLKIRPPKKKEMTTVEASLRLDAIASFGFGISRSKMADAINNGDVRVNWKEITQPSYNVKDGDLVSFRGKGRLEIGAIALTKKERYRINLTRFV